The following nucleotide sequence is from Saimiri boliviensis isolate mSaiBol1 chromosome 6, mSaiBol1.pri, whole genome shotgun sequence.
tgggcaacaagagcgaaactccgaaaaaaaaaaaaaaaaaaaagaagaaaagaaaaaagaaaaagcaaacaacgaATGCAAAGCCCTTGACATGAGAGCAGGCCAGGTGTTTCAGAGGAATCCCATGGACATGCCGCACACTATTCTAAGCTTTCTCACTCCTAGGAAGGAGGTACTGTTATTTACCCATTTATAGATGGGCAAACTGTGGCCAGAGATGATAAGAACCTTGCTTTAGGAGGTAGCTGCTAAGGAAGGCAGAAGTTGTGCTCTTAAATACTAAGCTAttaaatcattaaagaaatgattTCATTAGCCTGGGTAGACACAGGTCCCAAAGACTTATACCTCCAGCTCCCAGTGAACTTTCCAAGCCCTTAAGGAAAACCCTGGGTGTGGTTGTAGGGGAGGGAGTGACTCAGGCCTTGGCTGGCTTCCTGCTGAGTCACTGCTCCTGGGCCCAGGAGGGAGGCTCAATCCTCATCTCTTCGCAGTGGCAGGTTCCTGCGTTTTTGGGGGAGATGCCTGGCGCCAGGCCTTAACCGCACACCATCGGTGGATGAATTTGTCTGACTTTCCTAACGGCGTCGTTGTGAAATTGTGGGTGGGCTCTATTTCCTAATGTGACTCTCTGGCCAGCAAGAGGGAACTTTCTGCCCAGAGTAGCTTCATTAGCCATCCTGGATGAACAGGTTCTGCCCCTTAACAGGCTGGCTATCTTCCATCTCAGCTGGACCAGCTGTGTGCTTGGCACGCCCACAACGAAGTTGAGCAAGGTGCCAGGGGAGCCACACGTATCACCCTAGGCCTCGTGATGCTCACTCTAGACACATTCACAAATACAGCAAGGAAGAAATGGGTAAGGACTGTGGTGTGGATGCCAAGTGCCATGGCACCAAGTTTGTTAGTTCTTCAAACCGAGAGtcagccgggcgtgatggtgtgtgcctgtagtcccagcaacttgggaggctgaggcaggaggatcacttaagccctggaggcagatgctgcagtgagctttaattgtgccactgcactccagcctgggtgacagagtgagactctctaaaAGCAACAAACAAGCTGtgagtggtggttcacgcctataatcctagcactttgggaggctgaggtgggtggatcatctgaggtcaggagttccagaccagcctggctaacatggtgaaaccctgtctctaataaaaatacaaaaaattagctggcctggtggtgggcacctgaaatcctagccacttaggaggctgaggcaggagaatcacttgaacctgggagacggaggttgccgtgagccgagattgctccattgtactccagcctgggtaacaataatgaaactccatcttaaaaaaaaagaaaacaaaagaaaagaaaaaacaaaaaatcagagattcatgaacaataataatagctaacatacAGTAAGCACTTAAACTGTGCCAGGCAGTATTCTAAGCACttaacatgttttatttcatttttgtaaccCTCACAATACCTTATAAGGGAGGAACTTCCtattttgtagataagaaaacACAGAGATGTCACAGCTAGAAAAGGGCAGAAAAGACAGCAGGGACAAAATCCTGGAGTCAGGAAGGTCTGGGCTGGATTTAGGGAGCTGCAGTAACAGGCTGGAGGAGGAGTGGAGTTACAGTGAGAGATAAGGCTGGAGAGGACAGTAGGGCCAGATTCAGAATTTGGTCTGGAGTTCAGGATTGGTAGGAAGCCACTGAGGACTTTTGAGCATGTCTTTCCTCAGTGCCTtagctgcatcttttttttttttgggatgaaATAAGCTCTTGTCCAGGATGggatgcaatggcacgatctcggttcactgcaccctccagctcccaggttcaagacattctcctgcctcagcctccccagtagatgggattacaggcgcttgccaccacacctggctaactttttgtattttgagtagagatggattttcaccatgttggtcaggctggtctccaacttgtgacctcaggtgatctgcctgcctcagcttcccaaagagttcacacctgagattacaggtgtgaggccccCACATCTGGCCAGAGCTGCATTTTTGTTGATTTGGTTTCAGGCCACCTTGGAAAACAAAGAGTAGGGATTGAACAGAAACAGTGGAAGGATCTCGGGCTCTTTGTGTGATGAGGAGCCCTGTCCCTTGCTCACCCAGAATCTTCTGTATTTGTTGTGCTCCTGCTCCAGAATATCCTCGGATAAGAAATGTATGTTTCGGGAAACATTCCAACAGGTGTCGTTCACAGCTGGACCATCCTCTCCTTTGGAGCCatgcccaccccccacctccccgaTCCAACTCACTTTTCCAGGCTTTCATTCCTTATTCTCCAATTCTAGTGTGCACATTAGTTGTGTCTGGCTAGCTAGCATTTCCACTTTTGCAAAACTTCTCCTCCTCATTCCTGTTAAAAGATCTggtggccgggagcagtggctcatgcctgtaatcccagcactttgggaggctgaggggccggatcacttgagtccaggagtttgagatcagcctggccagcatggcgaaaccccgtctctactaaaaatataaaaattagctgggcatgatggtgcacgcctgtaatcccagttacttgggaagctgaggcagaatcacttgaattctggaggtggatgttgcagtgagccgagattgtgccagtgcactcttgcttgggtgacaaagtgagattcagtctcaaaaaaataaaaacaaaaacaagatctGGTGAGGTTGCCTCATAATACCTTCTTATGGTAGACACCGTTAGCAACCTAGCCAGTCCAGTCTCCCTCCTTCTTGGTTTAAGAAATACCAATTttgctggggatggtggctcacgcctgtcatgccagcactctgggaggcaaaagcaagaggattgcttgagctcaggagtttgagaccagctgggcaacttGATGATACTCCATcactgcaaaaaaatacaaaagttagctggatgtgagggtgtacgcctgtagtcccagctactcaggaggctgaggtaggaggattgcttgagcctaggaggttgagactgcaatgagctgagatcgtgctactacactccagcctgggtggcagaacaagacccatctcaaaaaaagaaaaagaaaaaaagaaaaacactagtTTCATTGAGGGTGACCACATGGCCAGCCCCAGGTGGTGGATTCTTACATGTCTAAGCCAATAATGACTCTGTTTCCCACTTTCCCAGCCCCCCTTGCAACTTTGCCAATAACACCTAAGGGAAGGTCTACTCTGGAGCTTCTGAggaagcttttgatttttttttctttttttcactctaagttctggggtacatgtgcagatcatgcaggattgttacataggtacacacgtgccatggtggtttgctgcctccatcccctcccccgccccatcacctacattatgtatttctcctaatgttatccttccccaatctcccaaccccctgctatccctcccctagccctccacccagaagacttttgatttttttgacaaAAGGAAACATTTCCTGCTTCCTCCCTTGGGACAACCTCTCCTCTCTGTCCCAAACTGAAATGTAGTCATGAGGGCTAGAACTCTGTGCAACTGGAAGAATACTGCTTGAGGATTGTCCGCAGCCATCATTTGCTGAAAGCCTCTTGCTGAGGGGCTGCTATGggcaaacagagagagaaaataggccagagagagagagaaaagttgaGGCCTTATTTGAGTATCTAGATCTATCCATACCTAAAACCAGCATCATCCCTGAAATTCCAAGTGATGGAGCAAtacaatgtctttctttttccctcatgGTTATTTGAGATGGATTTCCATTATTTGCAACCAAAGGAGTCAGACCTATACTCCCTGGGCTCaggtttcctgtcttttttttttttttttttcaaaatggagtctcactcttttgcccaggatggagtacaatggcatgatctctgctcactacaacctctgcctcctgggttcaagtgcttctcctgcctcagcctcctgagtagctgggattataggcgtgcaccaccatgcttggctaatttttgtatattcagtagagatggagtttcaccatgttggccaggctggtcttgaactcctgacctcaagtgatccacccacctcggtttcccaaagtgctgggattacaggcattcgccaccgtgcccagcctggttccctgtctttctttttttttttgagacggagtttcgctcttgttacctaggctggagtgcaatggcgcgatctcggctcactgcaacctccgcctcctgggttcaggcagggAGATTGGGTGTGTGGGAGGGGGGCGGAGCACAGGAGAGCTGAGGGAGAGGGTCAGGGTGGGTGCACAGTGAGGGGGAGGGCAAAGGTGGTGTCAGTAGCTTCATTGGGGTTCAGAGTACTTCTGGGGTGTCAGCTCCTCCATCCCCTCGGGGGCTCCTTGGGAATGTAAAAAGGACATGAAGAGCTCTGTGAGAGAGCAGCAGAAACTCTCCAACTCTTTCCAGAGGGCCTGCACTGCATGGACCAAGGCCTCCACGTTCTCCTTCACCCAGGCCACAACCGTCTGCCACCACGTCTGCAGCCACTGCAGCATGGCCTGAAACCATCTCATGACCTTGTCACAAAAGCACTCCTCGTGCTCCTTGGTTTCAGGATCCTCAACTTCCAGGACAGGGGTCTGTTGCCTCTGCACCATAATTAATCTCCTTCTTTCTCAAGTAGAGGAGTGAGCTCCGGGTGCTGTCTCTGATACTGAGCCGCCACAGTGTCCAGACACCACACTTTGACGTTGTCCTCCAGCTCTTTCATGCTCGACTTCACCTTTCCAGTTTTGATTCTGGATTTTCCATCACATCAGCAAATTTTTCAAAGGGCTGACACAGTTGGGCCTTCTGATTCTTATTGTTATCAGAGTGGACTCTTGGCACATGGTGGCCAAGAGTTCCAGGAGCCAGGACCTGCTTCAGGGACCCAGACTCCCTACCCGGGATGACCCAACTCCACTGAGACAGTCACCTTCTccaccctcttttttcttttttttttttttttgagatggagttcactccttttgcccaggctggagtgcaatggctcgatcttggctcactgcaacctctgcctcccagcttcaaatgattctcctgcctcagcctccttagtagctgggattacaggcatgtgccaccaaacccagctaatttttttgtatttttagtagagatagggtttcaccatgttgatcaggttggtcttgaactcttttttttttttttttttttttttgagacggagttttgttcttgttgcccaggctggagtgcaatggcgcaatctcggctcaccgcaacctccgcctcctgggttcaggcaattctcctgcctcagcctcctgagtagctgggattacaggcacgcgccaccatgcccagctaattttttgtatttttaatagagacagggtttcaccatgttgaccgggatggtctcgatctcttgacctcgtgatccacccgcctcagcctcccaaagtgctgggattacaggctcgagccaccgcgccctgctggtcttgaactcttgatcttgttatctgcccacctcagcctcccaaagtgctgggattacaggtgtgagtcagtgCTCCTGGCCCCCcgccccacctttttttttttttttgagatggagtcttactctgtcacccaggctggagtgcaatggtgcgatgttGACTCACTGTAaacaccacctcctgggttcaagaaattctctgcctcagtctcctgtgtagctgggactgcaggtgcctgccaccatacccagctaatttttgtatttttagtagcgatggggtttcagcatcttggccaggttgatcttgaactcctgacctcaagatccacctgcctcagcctctcaaagtgctgggattacaggcgtgagccactgcgcctggctggttTCTTGTCTTTACAGTGACTGTCTAGTAGGCCTCCAGCCTTCCTCTGCTTGTGACACCTGGTGGCTTTGACCGACTGTTACAACGTGTGAGGGCTGCCTGCTCTTATTCTCAGCAATTCTGCCCCTGAGGATAACTCTACTCTATCCTCTTGTTCACAAAGTA
It contains:
- the LOC101038577 gene encoding LOW QUALITY PROTEIN: interleukin-32 (The sequence of the model RefSeq protein was modified relative to this genomic sequence to represent the inferred CDS: inserted 2 bases in 2 codons; substituted 1 base at 1 genomic stop codon), which codes for MGSTKGCQTERPGLTLKDEVLAPGTLGHHVPRVHSDNNKNQKAQLCQPFEKFADVMENPESXTGKVKSSMKELEDNVKVWCLDTVAAQYQRQHPELTPLLEKEGDXLWCRGNRXPVLEVEDPETKEHEECFCDKVMRWFQAMLQWLQTWWQTVVAWVKENVEALVHAVQALWKELESFCCSLTELFMSFLHSQGAPEGMEELTPQKYSEPQ